From the Vibrio ziniensis genome, the window GGGGGGATTTTGGCGTTTGCCACGATAAGAAAATACGAACTGCAAGTGGAGTTCGAGCACACTGATGAAACTGGTCTACAGTGGATTTCCATCGCCAAAACGAACAATAAAAAGGTCAAAGCCCTTTTTGAATCGCAAGTAGAACAGCTTCGGAAAACAGGACGATAGACCGCTTCAATAGTTGCTAGTTAAAGCCTAAACAGAGTCTTTTACTATCAGTCTGTTCTTGTTATCGCGGTTTTCTAACACCTGCTGGTGGTGATCGATGTTGCCCATGCTTTTGGCCATGCGGTCATACAGCACCACGTTTACAGTCGCAGCAAGGTTCATACAACCTGTGGTTGGTACATAGACTACATGATGGGCTGTATCGACAACTTCTTGCGGAAGAGAACCATCTTCTGGACCAAATACGTATATTGCTTTTTCTGGGTGAGTGAAGTGAGGAAGAGGCACTGCGCCTAGTGCCAGCTCCACACAGACGATCTCGACATCTTCAGCCAGTGCCGAGGTGAGATCTTCCATTTCCACTAAGCCAATTCTTTCGTGAGCATCTTTGGTATCGGTTTGGAATTTCGCTGCACGATTGTAGCGTGTTCCGTTGTAACGAACTTGCGAAGCGTTATAGCAACCTGCTGCGCGTAATACTGCGCCCACATTGGTTGGGTTCTTAGGGTTATGCAGTCCAATAATGGCTGTCGACTCTGTTGTCATTACTGTTTTTCTATTTCTGGTTTCTTGAAGAGAGCACTACGCGCTCACGAGTGTGCGAATTATGGATCTATTCAGCGTTAAGAGCTATGGCTGGAGAAGTATTTTTAACTTGTTTCCGTCATAACTTGAGCTCTTTTTGATTGGCTTAAGTGACTTCAATAAGAGTTTTCCCGCTGATGTGTAGGTGCTTTCCTGTTTGTGTTTGATGATGAGTTAAATCATTAACCCATATGCTGATGACGCATAATATTGCATACTCTGAATTGCAACGGTGGATGATGAAATGGCGCGAACTTGTCAGCACGTGGTTTCGAAAAACGGTGATTTTGAGTTTTATCGCACCGAAGATGGCAATTTCATGATTAATACAAACATGCTAACTATTGAGTTTCCAGGTCAAGCTGTGGTGCTTAGAATTAACCCTCATTGCGATGCTCAAGCAGACAATGGAGCCAGTATGAGTGTGAAGTGGGGCTTTGGGTACCAGATCCACTTTACCGCTCGACTGGCAAAAGCAACAGCGTATAAGATTTATCGCATGTTTCCTGAGTTGCAAATGATTCACTGTCCTAATGACCCGATTCGATTGCTTGGCTAGTGCTTATGGAGTTTCAAAACACTCGAAATAACTTGCACACTCTTCGCAGCTTGGTGAGCGGCACACGTAGTCGCCTCCGTTTTCACACAATTGGCGATACAAGAAGCGTTTCCAACGCATGTTTTTATTATTGCTGACATGAAGTGATGGAAAGTAGTCTCGAAACAGAGCAGTAAGGCGAGGGCGTTCCGGCATGCCTAAGTCTCGCCATAAATGTTGGTTACCTAAACAAGCGCTGGCTAACACTGTGACCATTTCGTTACCAAACGCAATTGATGGTTCGAGCGACTCAACCAAAAGCCTTTCAAGTTCCTCCAACTCACCGATTCGCATATTGAGCAGCTCCAATCGTAGCTGGAGTTTCGATTCCACCTCTAGCGGAAGAGTAACGGATTCTAAGCCCATGGCTAACAATAGAGTCTCGTATCCGTTCTGGTTTAAACCCATGTAGAGAGGCAGGGCAGTTTCGCCCCGTTGATAACTCTCTAATATGGGTTGCCAATACTCTTGGATGACTTTATCCATCATATTTTGACCCGAAAGTTTGCGTTAGTTTTTGGCTCTCAAGTATTGCGGGCATCAAACTGCCTACCGGGTTTAGTGGGTTTCGTGCGCTATCAAGAATGGCTTCTTCCACAGGGCAGATGCTGGCACATTGTGGATTATCGTAATGGGCAGAGCATTCATCACACCTTTTAGGATGGATGTGAAATTGATTGGCGAGATCCGCATCCGGGTATACGGCTTGATTTGGGCATACAACCATACACGCATGACAGCCGACACATTTATTGCTGATGACAAAGCTCATAATCAGCCTCCCCGTTTTGATTGGTAATCAGATCCTTTGCAATAGTTTGCAAGCTTGTTGCTACTGGCTGAAAAGCGAAGTCAACATTTGGCTCAACGCCGAGTTTCTCTAGCTCACGCCATGGGGTAATACCCATTCGGGCACTCAGTACCATTTGGCAGTCAGCGATGGATTGAATCATAGCTTGTTTATCTACGTCACCGCCATCGTCGCAGTCATCTTTGCCGTTACAGTACAACTCAACATGACGAGTTTCCTGATAGAGAAACTGCTGTGATTCCTCACTGAACAGGTAAATTTCAAAACATGTCGCATGACCAAAATGAAGCTGAATGTGCTCACTGCCGCTACCATCACTGGCAATCGCGACACGGAATTTATTCTTGGTCGGCGGTTTGCTCATATTCGCCTGATCGTGCTCATTCGATTGGGAAGCACTGGAACAAGGGGATTCACCGTTGCCTAACATGCCTACTGCATCGGCTCGGCATTGTTGGCAGTGAGTCATTTGTGGCATGTGACCGCCACACTGCTCACGGGCAAGTGCGACCTCTTCTTCGGTTGGCCCCCGTTGACCACTTAGACCAAAATAGGTGCCGTGACTTGGGTCTGAAATCAAAGGCATGATGTTGTGAAGCAGCGCGCCACGTTTTTTGACTTCTTCAGAGACCGCCGCCACGTGATGGTCATTGATACCGGGAATCAGTACAGTATTTACCTTCACTAATATGCCCGCTAGAGCAGCCATTTCAAGACCAATCAACTGCCTCTCAATTAAGGTTTGCGCTGCTTCTCTGCCGCGTAAGCGTTGATGATTGAAATAGATCCAAGGGTAGATTTTCTCACCCACTTCAGGGTCTACGGTGTTTATGGTGATAGTGAGATGGTGAACGCCCACTTCTGCCAGTTGCTCCACATGATCGGCCAAAGCCAAGCCATTGGTTGAAATACACAACTGAACATCGGGCTGAGCTTGTTTTAATAAACGAAGGGTTGCGAAGGTCGCTTTGGGGTTGGCTAATGCATCACCCGGCCCCGCAATTCCCGCCACGGTTAAGTTCGGTGCTCGCTTTTTAATTGCGTTGAATTGTCTTAGGGCGCCACTACTGTCCATCACTCTTGAAACGACTCCGGGACGGGACTCGTTGCTACAATCGTATTTGCGGTTACAGTAGTTGCACTGAATATTACAGGCTGGCGCTACAGGCAGATGCATCCGAGCATACTGGTGTGCTTCTTTGGAGTAACAAGGGTGCTGCTGAATTTTTTCCTGTACCTGTTTGGTGAAGAAATGGTGCACCTTATCTTGGGCTGAATGTTGCGGCCCTACAGAGCGAGAATGACTTTCCATGTCTACCTCTTGTTTACTGCTTAAATCAAACGATACGGTTGCTCTGCAAGCTTCGTTCCGATGTAAAGATGCTTATATTCAAAGGGTTAGGTGAGTGGTTGGGGCGGTTTGTCTGCCACAATGTCTGAAAGCAGACAAACGTTCCCAGTTGTTGTTCGTTAATGTGCTGTTCGCTAATGTCTTGTTAGCCAAGAGGCTGTTTTTATCTATGAGTGTTCACTCCTGCCTAAATCTGCTTCATTGCTATATCTGTTTCATTTCTATGTTCATAATCTGAATACGATAGGCAATTTGACGAGGTGTCATATTAAGCAATCGTGCCGCTTTCGCTTTCACCCAACCTGACCGCTCAAGTGCATCAATCACCATGTCTCGCTCATCTCCCGTTGGCATTTCTTGGGATGAATGAGGATAGTCCGGCATTGATGCTCCATTGGGTGAAGCAGGATGCGCGGGATTCATTGGGGAATGATTGTTTTGAGAAAAATTGCTTTGATTGTGATTGTTAGGAGCAAGGTTATTTTGCGAAAAGTAGTTGCCCGTTTGATGCGCAGGAGTTTGGAAAACAGGTTGCGACTTGTTCAGCGTGATGAGTTCTGGGCCAATAACCCCTGATTCACACAGTACCGACGCTCGCTCGAGAGTGTTTTCAAGTTCTCGCACGTTACCCGGCCAAGGGTGCGACATCATCAAACGAATCGCTTCGTCGCTCAGTGTCAGTTTACGTTGCTGCGCTTTACTCAGGTTCTGGATCATGTGCTCAGCAAGTTCAGGTATATCTTGCAGACGTTCACGCAGTGGTGGCAAATACATAGGCATGACGTTGAGGCGATAGTAAAGATCCTCACGGAAATTGCCTTGCGCCACTTCTTGCTCAAGGTAACGGTTAGTGGCTGCGATGATGCGCACGTTAACCGAAATGGTGGTGGTTCCACCCACACGTTCAAACTCTTTCTCCTGTAAAACTCGCAGCAGCTTTGCTTGAAACGCAGGGCTGGTTTCACCGATTTCATCGAGGAATATCGTGCCGTTGTCCGCCATTTCAAATCGACCTTTGCGCTGCTTCACTGCTCCCGTAAACGCGCCTTTTTCGTGCCCAAATAGTTCTGATTCAAGCAAGTTGTCTGGCAAAGCTGCACAGTTCAGTTTTACAAAGGGCAAGCTGGCTCTTGGTGAATTGTAGTGAATAGCGTTGGCAACCAGCTCTTTACCCGTACCGGATTCACCACGAATAAGCACGGTAGAATCCCAACGCGAGACCAGTCGGATCTGCTCGAAGATCTGGCGCATGGATTTGGTATGTCCAACCAGATTGCGAAAGCTGTAGTTGTTGCGAACTTTACGTCTTAAGTTGTCGCGCTCATCCACCAATTGCTGTTGATGTATCTCCACCTTGTATGCCAACTGAACGTTTTTAGCGATTAGGTTGGCAATCATGTTCAGGAAGTTGGTTTGCAGGGTGATGAAGCCTTCCACAAACTTCGGTGGCTGAGCAGACAAAGCGCCAATCACTTTGCCATTGGCATCTTTCAAAGGGACGCAGATAAACGGTTTTTCGTAATCATACAGTGCCAGCTTGTCCGCAAAGCGTTGGTCGCTGCCAAGATTGTGCAGCACGATGGAGCTGCCTTGGCGCAGGACTTCGCCCACCAATCCTTCGCCGATTTTATAAGACACCTGCTTGTGTTGCGCTGCTGAGTTAGGTTGTGGAGAGTGAACCGATTTGATCAGCAATATGTCTCGTGTACTGTCGAGTATCGTTAACATACCGCATTGCAAAGCGCACTCATCGTGCAGCACTTGCAGGATTTTATCGGACGACTCCACATAGTTGAGGCTGGTATTCAGCACACTGGAAATCTTGTACATGGCCGCCAGTAACCGACGTTCCAAGTTCAATAAAGTCATTTCGTCTGTCATAGTCGATCACCATTGGCTGATGGGAAAAGTAAGACAGATGTGTGCGCCACGTAAGCGCTCACTATTGCTGACATTAATGGTGGCTGAGTGTTCATTCAGAACCTGCTGCACAATCGAAAGCCCGATGCCTCGGCAGCCAGTTTGGTGTTTTGGTTTGGTGCTGAAGAACGGTTGGAAAATTTTGAGTCGTTGCGACTCTTCAATACCAATGCCACTGTCTTCGACAATCACCTTAATTTCACCGTCACTTTCGTAAGAGCAGATGATGATGGTTCGGTCGCTGGTTTTCGCCGCCTGAATCGCATCAATTGAATTATCAATCAACTGTTTCAGTGCCAGAATCAAGCGGTGTGACATACCGTTAATGGTTGAAAGACGAGGCGCCAGAATCAGTTCCAAGTTAGACGATGACTTGAGTAGTTCATCGGTGCTGATGTCACTGACATCTCGAATGACCTGATTGAGATTAACCGGCTGAAACGCTTCGCTGGTGCGTTCAGGAATCGCTAGTTTGATGTCTTGCATTGCATCTAATGCAGTATCCATCGCTTCATCCATCGCCACTAAGCCAGGGCAAGCGGGGTTGGTACGTTTAAGAATACGTACCGCCGATTCAATCATGTTGAATGGACCTTGCAATTGATGAAGCGTACCCATTAGAGCTTCCTGCATGGCATGCACGTATTTGTTATCGCGCGCCATCAGTTTCATGGCGTTAATGCGGCGCTCTTCCACCAGTTGTTTTTCACGGGTTCTTTCTGAAATTGCGATAACGGTATAGTCGTCATCTTCAGGTAGGAAGTAGGAATCCACACTGCTGGCTGCTACAGGTGTTTTCACCAAGGCGTACTCAAACCAACGTTCACGAACGGGTTCATTGGATTCGATATATACCCCTTTATAGCGATTGTCTTTTTTGCCAAGAAAATCTGCGACTGAGTCATGCCCGTAATCGTTGAGTAAACTGTTGAGCAGTGCATCAATCGGAGACTGTCCAATGCTCTTTTCAATATTACTGAACTTCTGATTACTAAACAGAACACGGTGTGAGCTATCAACAAGTGCGATGGCGATAGGTGCGGCGTTAAGCACTGCCTGAAACATCGTAAATTGGTTTTTCTGTTCGGTTATGAGTTGGTGACGCTCGGTAATGTCTTTATGAATCGCGTAGTAACAGACTTCGCCATGAGGGTGTGATAGTCGAGAGATAGAGATTTCAGCAATATAAGCTTCGCCACATTTTTTGCGGTTAACCAACTGTCCTTGCCAGTGATTCCCTTCCGATATGGTTTTCCATAAGTTTTCGTACACGCTTCTTGGTGTGGCTTTGTAAGAAAGAAGAGAAGAGTTTCTGCCGATGAGTTCACTAAAACTGTAGCCAGTGATATCCGAGAATGTTTGGTTAACAAACAGAATAGTGCCTTTGTGGTCGGTGATGCTAATCGCGACTGGCGCATGCGAGACGATTTGTTCAAATGCTTGATAATCGAAAATAGGCGGAGTTGCGCCTTCTAAGAGTGTGTCTACTTGTCCCATAAGTGCCATCCTTTGCTCTGTTTGGTCGTTCGTCATAGGCAACAATGCATTTCTTATTCCATATAAAAAGCATGGGAATGGTTGGGCTCAGCTAACACCTCCTTGTTTGATTTAAGACAAACGAAAGAGAAATTTTGAACTTTGTCACCTTCCTGACAAAGCAAAAGTGGGCTTGAGAATAGCGCTTAATCGCGCGTTAACATCTGTATTTTCAGGGCTGTGCGATTCAATTTAGTGCAAAAAAGACGGCTGGCATAACGTATGCACCAAGCTAGGGAAAGGTCAATTGACCCTGGTCTAACCCTAGTAGAAAAGGAATGAAGTTATGTCTGAAGGATTGATTATTTTGCTCAGTGCCGCGTTCGTGAACAACGTGGTATTGGCTAAGTTTCTCGGTCTGTGTCCGTTCATGGGGGTATCGAGCAAGATCAGTAGCGCTGTGGGAATGGGGGTGGCGACCACATTCGTACTTACCATCGCGACGGTCTCAACTTGGCTGCTGGAGTTTTATATTTTGCGCCCTCTGGGGCTCGAATTCATGCGTATTATCGCGTTCATTCTTGTCATCGCTGCTGTGGTTCAGTTTACCGAGTTGTACGTAAAGAAAAGTTTCCCCGCTCTGTATCAGGCTTTGGGTGTCTATCTTCCGCTGATCACCACTAACTGTGCGGTATTCGGTGTTGCGCTGCTCGCAGTTCAGGATGATCTCTCTTTTATCGATACTTTGATGTTCAGTGTCGGTTCGGCAGCGGGTTTCTTAATTGTGATTACTTTGTTCGCGGGGTTACGTAGCCAGCTGGTACTCAGCCGTGTTCCCGCAGCATTCAAAGGTACACCCATCGCATTTATTACCGCAGGGTTTCTATCGATGGCTTTTATGGGCTTTTCAGGAATGGCTTAGGTAAGCGACAACGCTGACTAGTTGTTCAGTAGGCTATAGGTCAAAGAAGCTAGAGGTCAAACTAGGTAGAAGTCAAATAAGGTGCGGTCAAGGAGGACTGTCGATGTTAATCATAGCTTTAGTGTTTTTTGTCTGTCTGGGGGCTTTACTGGGTATCGCGCTCGGTTATGCAGCCATTTTGTTTCGCGTAGAGAGCAATCCACTGGTTGACCAAATTGAAGCTATTTTGCCCGGAGGTCAATGTGGGCAATGTGGTGAAGCGGGTTGCCGACAAGCGGCTGAAAAAATGGTGGCAGGTGAACTCAATCCGAATGCGTGTCCTCCGGGCGGATCGAACTTGGCAGTGTCAGTTGCTGAGATGCTGGGTGTATCTATTGATGTTGCTGATCAAGACAAGCCGTTGGTGGCGTACATCGCAGAAAGCCAGTGCACTGGGTGTAACCGCTGCTATAAAGCGTGCCCATTTGATGCCATTGTCGGTGCTCCAAAACAACTGCATACGGTTATCAAGGATGTGTGTACCGGATGTCAGTTATGTCAGAAAGCCTGTTCTCAAGGCTGTTTATCTATGGTTGAAGTTCAGCCAGATGCAGCGAGTTGGTACTGGCCAAAACCAACATTACCGGTCGCGGTGTAGGAGTAGATTATGTTGAGTTTAAGCGGCCATCCGTTTCGTGGTGGGATCCATCCAAAAGCTTATAAAGAGTTAACCAGTGATAAGAAAATTGATACTGGCTTCTGGCCGCGTAATGTTTTCTTGCCTTTGCAATTACGCAATGGCGCACGTTTAAAATCGCTGGTGGCTGTGGGGGAACACGTCTATCGCGGTCAGAAAATTGCAGTCGGGCATACCGATATGGTGGCTCCGGTTCATTCGCCAGTGAATGGCATTGTGACAGCGATTACTGAGCATTTGACTACCCATCCTGCCAAAGTGAAGTGTGATACCATCATCATTCGTGCAAACGAAGATCGCCAATGGGGAAAACCAGCATCCAGTGGCAGTATCACTAACCTCGACCCTGAAACAATTATCGAGCGAGTAAAAGAAGCGGGGATTGTTGGTTTGGGTGGTGCAGGTTTTCCAACCGCCGCCAAATTGATGTTTGCACGCAAAGCGAATGTGGAGACGCTCATCATTAACGGTGGCGAGTGCGAACCCTATCTCACCTGTGATGATCTCACTATGCAGTCGTATCCGGCTGAAATCATTGCCGGCATAAAGCTAATGATGACCGCAAGCGGTGCAAAAAAAGCCATCGTCGGTATTGAAGACAACAAGCGCGATGCTTTTGATGAGATGTTCCATGCGGCGAATGCCGAACCGGATGTTGAGATCCGTCTGGTGCCAAGTGTTTACCCTATGGGTTCAGAAAAGCACATGATCAAAACCCTCACTGGTCATGAAGTGCCAGCGGGTGGATTATCGACTCAAATCGGCATTCTGGTTAACAACATTGCGACCGCTCGCGCTGTGTATCATGCGGTGCGTTTTGAACGACCTTTGGTTTCGCGCATCGTGACGGTTTCGGGCAAAGGTATTGATCAGCCATGCAACATAGATATACCCATTGGCACACCCGTCAATGATGTGATCAACTATTGTGGCGGGTTAAGTGACAGTACCGAACGCTTGATCTTTGGTGGACCGATGATGGGGCAAGTGATCCCGTCACTTCAGGCCGCGATAGATAAAACGGTCGGTGGCATTCTAGCTCTGACAGAAGATGAAGTGATCGATGAATACAAACATCAGGAGTGTATTCGTTGTGGTCAATGTGTTCGTGCATGTCCGATGAATCTAATGCCGTTTCAGATGGCCGCGTACACACGAGTTTCTGATTTCAAACGCACTCAAGAACTTGGTGTACAAAACTGTTTGTCTTGTGGTGCGTGCAGCTATGTTTGCCCATCTTCGATTCCTTTAGTGCAGTATTTTATGCACGCCAAAGGAGTGATTAATTCTAACGCTCAGCAAGAGAGAAAATCAGCGCAAGTGAAAGCGCTCAATGAAGCTCGCAAGCAACGCTTAGAACAAGAGGCGCTTGCTGTTGCTGCTGCGAAATCGACACCACGTCCTTCTCGAACTGCTCGTGTTGCTGCCGTTTCAGAAACTGTCATTGCAGATATGGCGGCGGATAAAACGGGCAGACCTGCACGTCCAGCAAGAGCTGCTCGCGCAGGCATTGAACAAAGCCGTATTTCTAACCAAGCTTCTGTTTCTAACCAAGGTAATGCTTCTAGCATCACACCTGTACCTAGTGCTGAGGCACAAGCGTCAGTGAACCAATGCCCAGCGAGACCGCCAAGACCTAGCCGAGTTCCAAGTGTTGAGCAAAACGAGTCTGTATCAGCTGAGGCTGTAGTAAATGAGGTGGCATTAAAACCTCAGCGTCCAACAAGACCGGCTCGTCCAGCGAGAAATCAGAGTGCTGAAGTGGTTGAAGAAAGCATCTCATTGGTTTCTGACAAACCCGTTCGCCCAGCAAGACCACCCAGACCTCAACGACAAGCGAAGGAGGAGCAAGCATGATTAAGTATGACGCTGCGATAGGGCCATTTGCCCACAATGCGAACTCCAGCACTCGCATCATGTACACCGTGATTTTGACCTTGCTGCCAGCCTGCATTTTTGGCTTCTTTCAGTTTGGTTTAAACAGCGTAGTGCTAATGCTTGCAACTTGTTTAGCTGCTGTAGTTGCTGAGTGGCTATGCTTGATGGCGATGAAAAAGAACCCAATTGCTTGTATGGACGGGTCGGCGTTACTTACTGGCATATTACTGACGATGAGTTTGCCACCCACTTTTCCGGTCATGCTTGGGGTATTTGGTGCTGTTTTTGCTATCGCTTTGGGTAAACATATCTATGGTGGATTAGGGCAAAACCTTTTCAATCCAGCGATGTTAGCGCGTGTGATGTTGTTGGTCTGTTTCCCTGTGGAAATGACGCTTTGGGCAGACCCAACTCCCATTGATTTAAGCCATAACTTGGTTTCAGTACCCGATGCTTGGTTTCATTTTGATGGTGTCACTTCCGCGACCGCTCTGAGTACCGAGCGTACCGAACCTATCGTATTTATTGACCTGTTGCTGGGTAAGCAATCAGGCAGTTTCGGTGAAACTAACGCTCTGTTTATCTTGCTTGGCGGTTTGTATCTGCTCTATCGCCGCATTATTCATTGGGCAATTCCAACCAGTTTTATGTTAGGGCTGGGCGCACCTGCACTGGTGGCGCATTTTATCTCTCCAGAGAGCTACCTTCCGTTTTGGGTTCAATGGACCAGTGGTGGCGCTATGCTCGGCGCGTTCTATATCGCGACCGATCTCGTTACATCACCAACCAGTGTTCGCGGTCAGATGCTGTATGGATTGGGTTGCGGATTCTTAGTCTGGTTAATTCGAACATTTGGTAGCTATCCCGAGGGTGTGGCGTTTGCGGTATTGATGATGAATGCTGCCAGTCCGCTCATTGATTACTACATGCGTCCGAATGTGTTTGGTCGTCATCCTGCGGTGGAGAAATCGTCATGATGGAGCAGATTGAAAAATGGAAAGAACAAGTTGGCTACCAAGCAGGTTTGCTTGCGGTGACATGCGGTCTGGCCGCCATATTTTTGGTGCTGACTCAGTGGATTACCCAGCCTTTGATTGAACAGCGTATCGCAGAAGATCAGAATGCGCTTCTGAGCGAAGTACTGGCGGGGCAGGAGTACAGCAACGATGTGTTTGCCAGCGAAAAAGTCATTGAGTATCAAGGTTCACAGTTTGATTTATTTGCGGTTGAGAACAGCCAACACGAAGTGATCAGCTGGGTTATTCGTGGCGTGCAAGATGGTTACAGCGGTCCTATTAGCTATTTGGTAGGAACTACACCACAAGGCGAAATTCTCGGAGTTCGGATCATCAGCCACAGCGAAACGCCGGGGCTGGGGGACAAAATCGAATTAGCGAAAAGCTCATGGATTTTGAGTTTTGCCAAACGTTCACTAGAAAACACACCGCTTTGGGCAGTGAAAAAAGATGGCGGTGATTTTGATCAGTTCAGTGGCGCGACTATCACGCCACGCAGTGTGGTGAAGGGTGTCCATAAAGCGCTACTCGCATTAGCACAAGAGCAGGAGGCAAACCATGAGTGATTGTTCTTCAAGCAATAAGTCAAATGGTGAGTACAAAAATATCATTCAGCAAGGGCTTTGGAGTAACAACATTATCCTCAGTCAGTCATTAGCGTTATGTCCACTGCTGGCGGTTACCAGCAGTGCCACCAACGGTTTAGGTTTGGGGATAGCGACTATGGTGGTGATGGTGCTCTCGAATGCTCTCAATTCCCTAGCAAAAGGCGTGATAAGTAAAGCGGTTCGGATCCCCGTGAACGTTATCATCATCGCGACTCTTGTGACTGTTATCGATGCTGTACTCAACGCCTATCTGCATCCACTGCATAAAGTGCTGGGGCTTTTTATTCCGCTCATCGTAACCAACTGCGCAATTTTGGGACGGGTTGAGTCCTATGCCAGTCGCTCTCCCTTAGTGCCTTCCATTATTGACGGTGTGTTCATGGGCTTAGGTTTTACTTGGGTGCTAACCGTACTTGGCGGTATTCGGGAAGTGGTTGGTAGCGGCACTTTGTTTAGTAATGCGAGCTTGTTACTCGGCAAGAGTTTTTCGTTTTTGGAAACCACCGTCATTCCTGATTATCACGGTTTGTTGCTGGTAATCCTTCCGCCCGGCGGTTTTCTCGCATTGGGCTTGGTTCTGGCTTTGAAGCAGAAACTGCTTGCGGTTTTAGAAAGCAATCGCCTTGAGAAACTGGATATGCAAGGAGAGCAAGGATGAAAGTAAGCGTTGTTTATGCTTTGCCAACCGAGCAAGTGTGGCTTCCCGTGACGGTGGATGAACAGGCGACCGTTTTAACTGCCATTCATGGTTCGAAGATCTTAGAAATGTATCCGACTATTGAACTCGACAGCCAGAAGGTTGGCATATTTGGCAAGATCACCACTCTCGATGCACCGTTGAAAAATGGTGACCGAGTGGAAATTTATCGACCTCTGATATGGAAACCCGAGGACGACGATGATGACGACGATTGATGTCGGCTTTGTGACAATTTGTCGTTTGTACGTTTTACGATGTTTATAACCTATTGAATTTAATAGACCCAAGTTAGGAACGGCGATTGCACTACAGATAAAGGTCAATCGATGTCACTGAAACGATTTAGGAATGGTCAGGACATATTTTTCAAAGGAGTGATGTATGGCTAAAGTAGGCATTTTTTTTGGTACCGATACAGGTAGCACTCGCAAAATGGCGAAGCTGATTCAAAAGCAACTGGGTGATGAAATTGCGGATAAACCAAAGAACATCAACCGAGTCGATGTGGAAGAGTTCACCAGCTACGAATGTTTGATTCTCGGTACGCCGACATTAGGCCAAGGTCAGCTTCCGGGCTTGTCAGTGGAT encodes:
- the nifA gene encoding nif-specific transcriptional activator NifA, which produces MTDEMTLLNLERRLLAAMYKISSVLNTSLNYVESSDKILQVLHDECALQCGMLTILDSTRDILLIKSVHSPQPNSAAQHKQVSYKIGEGLVGEVLRQGSSIVLHNLGSDQRFADKLALYDYEKPFICVPLKDANGKVIGALSAQPPKFVEGFITLQTNFLNMIANLIAKNVQLAYKVEIHQQQLVDERDNLRRKVRNNYSFRNLVGHTKSMRQIFEQIRLVSRWDSTVLIRGESGTGKELVANAIHYNSPRASLPFVKLNCAALPDNLLESELFGHEKGAFTGAVKQRKGRFEMADNGTIFLDEIGETSPAFQAKLLRVLQEKEFERVGGTTTISVNVRIIAATNRYLEQEVAQGNFREDLYYRLNVMPMYLPPLRERLQDIPELAEHMIQNLSKAQQRKLTLSDEAIRLMMSHPWPGNVRELENTLERASVLCESGVIGPELITLNKSQPVFQTPAHQTGNYFSQNNLAPNNHNQSNFSQNNHSPMNPAHPASPNGASMPDYPHSSQEMPTGDERDMVIDALERSGWVKAKAARLLNMTPRQIAYRIQIMNIEMKQI
- a CDS encoding RnfABCDGE type electron transport complex subunit B encodes the protein MLIIALVFFVCLGALLGIALGYAAILFRVESNPLVDQIEAILPGGQCGQCGEAGCRQAAEKMVAGELNPNACPPGGSNLAVSVAEMLGVSIDVADQDKPLVAYIAESQCTGCNRCYKACPFDAIVGAPKQLHTVIKDVCTGCQLCQKACSQGCLSMVEVQPDAASWYWPKPTLPVAV
- a CDS encoding RNA methyltransferase: MTTESTAIIGLHNPKNPTNVGAVLRAAGCYNASQVRYNGTRYNRAAKFQTDTKDAHERIGLVEMEDLTSALAEDVEIVCVELALGAVPLPHFTHPEKAIYVFGPEDGSLPQEVVDTAHHVVYVPTTGCMNLAATVNVVLYDRMAKSMGNIDHHQQVLENRDNKNRLIVKDSV
- the nifB gene encoding nitrogenase cofactor biosynthesis protein NifB → MESHSRSVGPQHSAQDKVHHFFTKQVQEKIQQHPCYSKEAHQYARMHLPVAPACNIQCNYCNRKYDCSNESRPGVVSRVMDSSGALRQFNAIKKRAPNLTVAGIAGPGDALANPKATFATLRLLKQAQPDVQLCISTNGLALADHVEQLAEVGVHHLTITINTVDPEVGEKIYPWIYFNHQRLRGREAAQTLIERQLIGLEMAALAGILVKVNTVLIPGINDHHVAAVSEEVKKRGALLHNIMPLISDPSHGTYFGLSGQRGPTEEEVALAREQCGGHMPQMTHCQQCRADAVGMLGNGESPCSSASQSNEHDQANMSKPPTKNKFRVAIASDGSGSEHIQLHFGHATCFEIYLFSEESQQFLYQETRHVELYCNGKDDCDDGGDVDKQAMIQSIADCQMVLSARMGITPWRELEKLGVEPNVDFAFQPVATSLQTIAKDLITNQNGEADYELCHQQ
- the rsxA gene encoding electron transport complex subunit RsxA — encoded protein: MSEGLIILLSAAFVNNVVLAKFLGLCPFMGVSSKISSAVGMGVATTFVLTIATVSTWLLEFYILRPLGLEFMRIIAFILVIAAVVQFTELYVKKSFPALYQALGVYLPLITTNCAVFGVALLAVQDDLSFIDTLMFSVGSAAGFLIVITLFAGLRSQLVLSRVPAAFKGTPIAFITAGFLSMAFMGFSGMA
- a CDS encoding 4Fe-4S dicluster domain-containing protein; amino-acid sequence: MSFVISNKCVGCHACMVVCPNQAVYPDADLANQFHIHPKRCDECSAHYDNPQCASICPVEEAILDSARNPLNPVGSLMPAILESQKLTQTFGSKYDG
- the nifL gene encoding nitrogen fixation negative regulator NifL, encoding MGQVDTLLEGATPPIFDYQAFEQIVSHAPVAISITDHKGTILFVNQTFSDITGYSFSELIGRNSSLLSYKATPRSVYENLWKTISEGNHWQGQLVNRKKCGEAYIAEISISRLSHPHGEVCYYAIHKDITERHQLITEQKNQFTMFQAVLNAAPIAIALVDSSHRVLFSNQKFSNIEKSIGQSPIDALLNSLLNDYGHDSVADFLGKKDNRYKGVYIESNEPVRERWFEYALVKTPVAASSVDSYFLPEDDDYTVIAISERTREKQLVEERRINAMKLMARDNKYVHAMQEALMGTLHQLQGPFNMIESAVRILKRTNPACPGLVAMDEAMDTALDAMQDIKLAIPERTSEAFQPVNLNQVIRDVSDISTDELLKSSSNLELILAPRLSTINGMSHRLILALKQLIDNSIDAIQAAKTSDRTIIICSYESDGEIKVIVEDSGIGIEESQRLKIFQPFFSTKPKHQTGCRGIGLSIVQQVLNEHSATINVSNSERLRGAHICLTFPISQW
- a CDS encoding nitrogen fixation protein NifQ, with the translated sequence MMDKVIQEYWQPILESYQRGETALPLYMGLNQNGYETLLLAMGLESVTLPLEVESKLQLRLELLNMRIGELEELERLLVESLEPSIAFGNEMVTVLASACLGNQHLWRDLGMPERPRLTALFRDYFPSLHVSNNKNMRWKRFLYRQLCENGGDYVCRSPSCEECASYFECFETP